In one window of Mucilaginibacter auburnensis DNA:
- a CDS encoding YoaK family protein has product MLHHTGKYRTYAHNLRLAALLCLTAGFVNGAGFLSFYVLTTNVTGHVALFAEKLAIADFPAAGTVGLWMLLFLGGAMVSSFIIGKVGKEHRFAYTISLCIEIVILLFVAVYGTNMPQSVTNTRLLAGCLLFAMGLQNAMVSMVSGSVVRTTHLTGIFTDLGIDLSALLQINKTEDARLLRQRVFLRLAIIFFFFLGCVTAAYWYPVFKLKEFFIPAAILIVVMFYDIFRFRIHKVVLRLKRR; this is encoded by the coding sequence ATGCTACATCATACAGGCAAATACCGTACGTACGCGCACAACCTGCGGTTAGCAGCGTTGCTGTGTTTGACAGCCGGGTTTGTTAATGGCGCAGGCTTCCTGTCGTTTTATGTGCTTACTACCAATGTAACCGGTCATGTTGCCCTGTTTGCCGAAAAGCTGGCCATTGCAGATTTTCCAGCAGCCGGAACCGTTGGCCTGTGGATGCTGCTGTTTTTAGGCGGCGCTATGGTATCAAGTTTTATAATTGGAAAGGTGGGTAAGGAGCATCGCTTTGCATACACCATATCATTATGTATAGAAATAGTGATATTGCTGTTTGTTGCCGTTTACGGAACAAACATGCCGCAATCTGTTACCAATACCAGACTGTTAGCCGGATGTTTACTGTTTGCTATGGGTTTGCAAAATGCCATGGTTTCCATGGTTTCGGGTTCCGTAGTGCGTACCACGCATTTAACGGGCATATTTACCGATCTGGGTATTGACCTGTCGGCATTATTACAAATCAACAAAACCGAGGATGCCAGGTTGTTGAGGCAGCGCGTATTTTTACGCCTGGCAATTATCTTTTTCTTTTTCCTCGGATGTGTAACGGCAGCTTATTGGTATCCGGTTTTTAAACTGAAGGAGTTTTTTATCCCGGCAGCAATACTCATTGTTGTTATGTTCTATGACATTTTCAGGTTCAGAATACATAAAGTCGTTTTGCGGTTAAAGCGCAGGTAA
- the murB gene encoding UDP-N-acetylmuramate dehydrogenase, with protein sequence MLQIQENVSLKNFNTFGVDAHAKYFVEIAHEDELVELFMDPQWQQTQRLVMGGGSNMLLINDFDGLVIRLNIRGIEHRINHDDVFVEAGAGEVWNDLVSYCVNHNFAGMENLSLIPGSVGASPIQNIGAYGVELKDVFESCKAFEIATGKFKTFTKACCKFGYRESVFKDELKGQYIITFVKFHLSLIPQLNLKYGAIEQELANRGITEPTIKDVSQVVSHIRVSKLPDPSTIGNAGSFFKNPVITSAEFEAVHQKNPEVVHFPAGDGLVKLAAGWLIEQCGWKGKVVGNTGTWKNQALVLVNHGGATGQEVYNLSSQIIDSVYTKFGVTLQREVNIVK encoded by the coding sequence ATGCTGCAAATACAGGAAAACGTATCCCTAAAAAACTTTAACACCTTTGGTGTTGATGCCCACGCCAAATACTTTGTTGAGATAGCTCATGAAGATGAGCTGGTGGAGCTTTTTATGGATCCGCAATGGCAGCAAACCCAGCGCCTGGTAATGGGCGGCGGCAGCAATATGTTGCTCATTAATGATTTTGACGGATTGGTTATCCGCCTTAACATACGTGGCATTGAACACCGCATTAATCATGATGATGTTTTTGTAGAGGCGGGGGCAGGCGAGGTGTGGAATGATCTGGTTAGTTACTGCGTCAATCACAATTTTGCCGGTATGGAAAACCTGAGTTTAATACCGGGTTCGGTAGGTGCATCTCCCATACAAAATATTGGTGCTTACGGTGTTGAGTTGAAAGATGTGTTTGAAAGCTGTAAAGCATTTGAGATAGCAACCGGAAAATTCAAAACGTTTACCAAAGCCTGCTGCAAATTTGGCTACCGCGAAAGTGTTTTTAAGGATGAGCTGAAAGGACAGTACATTATTACTTTTGTAAAATTTCATTTATCGCTGATTCCTCAGCTAAATTTAAAATATGGTGCCATTGAGCAGGAACTGGCGAACCGTGGTATAACCGAACCAACTATTAAAGATGTATCGCAGGTGGTGTCGCACATTCGCGTTAGCAAACTGCCCGATCCATCAACCATAGGCAATGCGGGCAGCTTCTTTAAAAATCCGGTTATTACTTCCGCTGAATTTGAGGCTGTTCATCAAAAAAATCCGGAGGTGGTACATTTTCCGGCTGGCGATGGCTTGGTTAAATTGGCTGCCGGATGGTTGATAGAACAATGCGGGTGGAAAGGAAAAGTGGTTGGAAATACCGGCACGTGGAAGAACCAGGCGCTGGTTTTAGTTAACCATGGCGGCGCTACAGGACAAGAGGTGTACAACCTTTCGTCGCAAATCATAGACAGTGTGTACACTAAATTTGGCGTTACCCTACAACGCGAAGTGAACATTGTAAAATAA